A stretch of the Halomonas sp. BDJS001 genome encodes the following:
- a CDS encoding uroporphyrinogen-III C-methyltransferase has product MSKQVNDQDDVQPTSADASQGVPKTTDKAASTTDATEPSTPNTPPSSTTPAQSGAKNSRSRRRGKGSPTASSTAASSTTSTAKSTDTTSSSAASPSQSAAQPSPSSSSGSASSSPSSSAASSKPTSGKSSAGTTPPTGHKGSGNGQSGGGKSGGLAIALVIILAIALAFIAWQGWQRLESQQQRLDEVAQQAEGSASQQTVSDLESRIDSGEAERDEALQSTLSDLRDEFDSYRSDVDETLGQVLDQLSQEQDTDEREWLHAEAAYLLRLANQRLQLEGDVDGAAALLRTADARLVDADNPALTPVREAIANELAALDAVPQVDRTGLYLALNAQQERISSLRLSQEIEEQAVTSSIEEPPTGTFQRQLARFGEELKDLVVVRHHDEALEALITPEQESYLRQSLRLVLEQTQLALLNEEKELYDASIDKALQLLNDYYDTTREETQSVITRLEELKQAEVKPELPDISASQQALARFIDNRYETRGQSGGES; this is encoded by the coding sequence ATGAGCAAACAAGTAAACGATCAGGACGATGTACAACCGACGTCCGCCGATGCCTCTCAAGGCGTCCCTAAAACGACCGACAAAGCAGCTTCCACGACCGACGCGACTGAGCCCAGCACGCCGAACACACCGCCGAGCTCTACAACACCTGCTCAGAGTGGTGCTAAAAATAGTCGGTCGCGGCGGCGTGGAAAGGGCTCGCCCACTGCGAGTTCAACCGCTGCTAGCAGCACTACCAGCACAGCTAAATCGACAGATACCACATCCAGCAGCGCAGCCTCACCTTCCCAGAGCGCCGCTCAACCCAGCCCATCTTCCTCAAGCGGGTCGGCTTCTAGTTCGCCATCGTCAAGCGCCGCCTCGTCAAAGCCGACCAGCGGCAAGTCATCGGCGGGCACTACGCCGCCCACCGGCCACAAAGGCAGCGGTAACGGCCAAAGCGGTGGGGGCAAAAGCGGCGGCCTCGCAATTGCCCTGGTAATTATCCTGGCAATTGCCTTGGCGTTTATCGCCTGGCAGGGCTGGCAACGCCTGGAGAGCCAGCAGCAACGCCTCGACGAAGTCGCACAGCAGGCTGAGGGGAGCGCCTCACAGCAAACGGTTAGCGACCTCGAGTCACGCATTGATAGCGGCGAAGCCGAGCGCGATGAAGCGCTGCAGAGCACACTGAGTGACCTGCGTGATGAATTTGACAGCTACCGCAGCGACGTCGATGAGACCCTGGGCCAAGTGCTGGATCAGCTCTCTCAAGAGCAGGACACCGACGAGCGTGAGTGGCTGCATGCCGAAGCAGCCTACCTGCTGCGTCTGGCCAATCAGCGTTTACAGCTGGAAGGCGACGTTGACGGCGCTGCTGCACTGCTACGTACCGCCGATGCGCGTCTAGTTGATGCTGATAACCCAGCGTTGACTCCCGTACGCGAAGCAATTGCCAATGAGCTAGCCGCTCTGGACGCCGTGCCCCAGGTGGATCGTACCGGCCTTTACTTAGCGCTCAATGCCCAGCAGGAACGCATCTCCTCTCTGCGACTCTCTCAAGAAATTGAGGAGCAAGCGGTAACCTCCAGCATCGAAGAGCCGCCGACCGGCACTTTCCAGCGCCAGCTGGCGCGCTTCGGTGAAGAGCTTAAAGACCTGGTAGTGGTTCGCCATCACGATGAAGCACTGGAAGCGCTGATTACTCCGGAGCAAGAGTCTTACCTGCGCCAGAGTCTGCGCTTAGTGCTGGAGCAGACGCAGTTGGCCCTGCTCAACGAAGAGAAAGAGCTTTATGACGCCAGCATCGACAAAGCGCTACAGCTGCTGAACGACTACTACGACACCACTCGTGAAGAGACCCAAAGCGTTATTACGCGCCTTGAAGAGCTCAAGCAAGCAGAGGTAAAACCCGAGCTGCCCGATATCAGCGCTTCACAGCAGGCACTTGCTCGTTTTATCGACAACCGCTATGAGACGCGTGGCCAAAGCGGAGGTGAATCATGA
- the hemC gene encoding hydroxymethylbilane synthase yields the protein MLSITKLRIATRKSQLAMWQAEYVRDRLMAAHDGLEVELVALSTKGDKILDTPLSKIGGKGLFVKELEDAMLDGRADIAVHSMKDVPMHFPEGLGLSVILEGADPTDAFVSNHYSSIDELPEGARIGTASLRRGLQMREARPDLQILNLRGNVQTRLGKLDAGEFDAIILATSGLKRLGLDERIAQALPPEVCLPACGQGALGIECRLHDPELIALLAPLDDADTATRVRAERAMNTRLEGGCQVPIAGHAVLDTANETLWLRGLVGNPEGTEVLRAEGRGSMHEPEALGIRIAEELLDQGAGDILAEVYGRTL from the coding sequence GTGCTATCAATCACCAAACTGCGCATTGCCACGCGTAAAAGCCAATTGGCCATGTGGCAGGCTGAGTACGTTCGCGACCGCTTAATGGCGGCCCACGACGGCCTTGAGGTCGAGCTTGTGGCACTGTCTACCAAGGGCGACAAAATTCTTGATACGCCGCTTTCTAAAATTGGCGGTAAAGGGTTGTTCGTGAAAGAGTTGGAAGACGCCATGCTCGATGGCCGCGCCGATATTGCCGTCCATTCGATGAAAGATGTTCCCATGCACTTCCCCGAAGGATTGGGGCTATCGGTCATTCTCGAGGGCGCCGACCCTACCGATGCGTTTGTATCCAACCACTACTCTAGCATTGATGAGCTTCCCGAAGGGGCACGGATTGGCACTGCCAGTCTGCGCCGTGGGCTGCAGATGCGTGAAGCCCGCCCCGACCTGCAAATTCTTAATCTGCGCGGCAACGTGCAAACGCGACTAGGCAAATTAGACGCGGGGGAATTCGACGCCATCATCCTGGCGACCTCTGGCCTTAAGCGGTTGGGCTTGGATGAGCGGATTGCCCAGGCACTGCCGCCGGAAGTGTGCTTACCCGCCTGCGGCCAGGGCGCCTTAGGCATTGAGTGCCGCCTGCATGATCCAGAGCTGATTGCCTTGCTGGCCCCGCTGGATGACGCAGATACCGCGACACGCGTGCGTGCCGAAAGAGCCATGAACACGCGTTTAGAGGGCGGCTGTCAGGTACCCATTGCAGGCCACGCGGTACTGGACACCGCTAATGAAACTCTTTGGCTACGCGGCTTAGTCGGCAATCCTGAAGGGACTGAAGTACTCCGCGCCGAAGGGCGTGGTTCGATGCATGAGCCGGAAGCGCTGGGCATCCGGATTGCCGAAGAGCTGCTTGATCAGGGCGCCGGCGATATTTTGGCTGAGGTTTACGGCCGCACCCTATGA
- a CDS encoding uroporphyrinogen-III synthase, with protein sequence MSQPVLICRPGERGEALAAALRERGESVESLNVMQLEALPESPEMRRIWLDIDQYHKIIVISPFAATCLSEALDRFWPQLPIGIDYYSVGSATAATLYDQLGVRVHVPAQSAGEDTSEALLALASLQQLANQRILLVAGEGGRPLLAEKLAERGAQVTRVAVYRRIYHPLAPALQTRLYSGNYRALIVTSSELLEHLAKWCHQAALNQPLIVSSRRLATLAGILGFRDLKVASGATPAALIAALETCDPQGADVDQGTY encoded by the coding sequence ATGAGCCAACCGGTATTGATCTGCCGCCCAGGCGAGCGCGGTGAAGCGCTCGCCGCTGCGCTTCGCGAACGAGGCGAGAGCGTTGAATCACTTAACGTGATGCAACTCGAAGCCTTGCCAGAAAGTCCCGAAATGCGACGTATCTGGCTGGATATTGATCAGTACCATAAGATAATCGTCATAAGCCCCTTTGCAGCCACTTGCTTAAGCGAAGCGTTGGATCGCTTCTGGCCGCAGCTGCCTATTGGCATTGACTACTACAGCGTTGGCAGCGCCACCGCGGCGACGCTTTATGATCAGTTGGGTGTCCGCGTGCATGTGCCTGCGCAGAGTGCCGGCGAAGATACCAGCGAAGCACTGCTGGCGCTTGCCTCGTTACAGCAGTTAGCGAACCAGCGTATTCTACTGGTGGCGGGGGAAGGTGGCCGCCCGCTGCTTGCTGAAAAGCTTGCCGAGCGGGGGGCACAGGTGACTCGTGTGGCGGTGTATCGCCGCATCTATCACCCTCTTGCGCCCGCTCTGCAAACGCGTCTTTATTCAGGTAATTACCGGGCGTTGATCGTCACCAGCAGCGAACTGCTGGAACATCTGGCAAAATGGTGCCATCAGGCGGCCTTGAACCAACCGCTAATCGTTTCCAGTCGCCGTTTGGCTACACTGGCTGGCATACTGGGTTTTCGTGACCTCAAGGTGGCGTCCGGAGCTACGCCAGCTGCGTTGATAGCGGCGTTGGAGACCTGCGACCCACAGGGTGCCGATGTCGATCAAGGAACTTACTAA